The genomic segment TTGCAAACCCACAATTAAACTATGGACTCTCCTTCCaaagaaatgatatgttataGCATCTCTGCAGTACACACGGACAATCAACTACTACGTAATAAGAATATATTGCAGCAGAGATCCGAGTTTGCACTCATATCACACTATTCTCATCATTTCATACATACACCGTCATCTCactacaaaagaaaaaggaagtagAAATAGAGAGAACAAAAAACTGGCCAGTGTTTATTTTTTACTACTACACCAGAGAGTTGAAAGAGGAATCTACTTACCACTGAAATCTGTCAACGATGGAGTACTTGAGAGAGCTGAAATGACAGAAACAACATTGCTTGCATTTGCTAAAGAAGTAGACAAGGAAAACGAGAGGCCAGTGGAGATACTAGAATCAGACTCAGCTTCCTGCGTACAGTTTCCAATTAAGGAAGTTGACAGGCTTGAAGATTCTGCTAACAGTGAAGAGTTTGATACTCCGCTTTCATTACCCTGAACTCGAGAAAGTACAAGTTCGGATGACAGTAATGTGCTTGGAGCATCTTCAAATGCCCAGACCGTACTTGACTTTTCAGAAACACAAGTTAAATCATCCGAAAAACTCTTACGCGCGGTCATGGACAACCCAAATCCTGCATCATTTCGTGAAGTTGGAGGTATATCAGACCCAAATGCTGAGGTTTGCGGCAAACTTTTACCATTGGCAGAACTTGATTCATTGGATGCAAGTTGATCCTCACTGGTGATATTGTCTTGCAAGTTCGTCTGAGTTATTGGAATATTGGAAATGCCCTTAGCAGCATCGCATCCTCTCTTATCCTCTTGGAAGGTCCCAAGTTCTGCATCATAAAGTGAAGTTGGATGTGGTAACTTAGCCGTGATGGAATTTCCATGTCTTTCCCCCATTGAAAATGGTATATCTCCAAAAGAATTTGATTGATCTGTGACTGGCTGCACCTCCCTAGCAAAGTTCCGTTGCAAATCCGTCTGACTACTTGGTATATTAGAAATACAGTTGATATCATCGGGAGAACTATCAAACGTTTGATCATTCTTAGAAGCCCTGAGTTGTGATCTAGACAAATTATCCAGAAATGAACTTGATCCTTCAGCCATTGGTTGTTCCTCCTTGACGATATGATCTTGTAGTATAATCTGAGAGCTTGATACATCAAAAAAGCACTTATCATCATCTGAAAAGCTATAGCACATGGTATCTTTTGAATCTTTGTCAGAGCAAGATTCAGATGAAATTCTGTCTTCCGAAGTACTTGATTCATCATCTACCAGTGCGTTCTCCCTTGTTATATTCTCTTTAAAAACCTTATGTGAGTTTTTACAAAAATCAATTTCTGCTTCTTCAGATGCTACCACACCATCAAGTTCAGTTGAAGTTGAAGCATTATGGCTTTCGATGGAATTGTCCGCACCTTGATCCAGATATGATTGCTCTTTGCTAGGGTTCGGTGTAGTGTTTGTCACTGAACTAGTATAAGTGTCAACAGAATGCTTTGGCTTCCCATTGACAGCTTGTGCTTCTCCTTTTACATTATCGTCCATTGGGATAAGAAAATCTTGCACCACACCAGAGTATAACTTTTTCATGTTTGCACCAACAGTTTGCACCTGATCCCCAACATACTTAACTGTGTCCTAATAGTTAAGAAATAAGCCAAATTAAAACCCAAACAACTGGTAACATAGTTACAAAGTTTTGTCCATTCCAACAAACTACTAGTAACATGTAGATTCCACGAAAACAAAacaaccagaataccaaagtatTTGACACATGCAAGTAGTAAATGGCCTAAAAGGATcacatttacataccttggttacAAATTCATCAACCTCCAGGCACACAGCCTCGAACTTGTGGTATATGCTTCCAACCCAACTTTTGTTTCTGATTTTCTCCATGGTGCAATGTAATATGAATCAATTAGGAGACTAGATGCTGATCACACTTCACAATCGTTTAACGACTGGGCAATGTCTAACCCAACTAGAAGTCTCACCTGCCAAAAGCAATGACCTGCATAAACACCATGATTAAATGTTTTGAGACATAACTCGGCAGACATAAATCTAGGCAGCCAAATGCCAAAGCACAACTGAGCAACCCCATTGCAGCTTAATTCAGCTTCCTCAAAAAACTTCAAATGGTATAGGTTACAGAAACAATTTCAAAAGTTATTAATATCTTAAAATCCTTAAGGGACTGCAACACAAGACAAATCAATATCGACTACCTTGGTATATGAGTACAACAGGAAGCTGGAAACATTTCAGACTTATCAATTGGAAACCACTTAATAAGTAACCAATCTATAACACCTTTAGCAGATAGAGTACATAGAAGTTTCTTCAAGCACAAGGGGTACCACACACTATTAAAAATTGAGTTACTTATTAAACTGATAAGAACAGATACTACACTCTATTAAGGGATGAACTGATTACTAATAAGAACAAGcccatataaaattaaaaatgaaagtgGACAGCAGAGCATTTGTAATGATTGAGCTCTTAAAATAACAACAAAAGGACAATATGAACAAAAATTCCATCTTTCAAGAACACAAAATTTTCTGTAAAAACAAAGCTTCAAAGCCAAGGAAAAAGCATAACCATACATC from the Lycium ferocissimum isolate CSIRO_LF1 chromosome 11, AGI_CSIRO_Lferr_CH_V1, whole genome shotgun sequence genome contains:
- the LOC132036631 gene encoding uncharacterized protein LOC132036631 isoform X1, with the translated sequence MEKIRNKSWVGSIYHKFEAVCLEVDEFVTKDTVKYVGDQVQTVGANMKKLYSGVVQDFLIPMDDNVKGEAQAVNGKPKHSVDTYTSSVTNTTPNPSKEQSYLDQGADNSIESHNASTSTELDGVVASEEAEIDFCKNSHKVFKENITRENALVDDESSTSEDRISSESCSDKDSKDTMCYSFSDDDKCFFDVSSSQIILQDHIVKEEQPMAEGSSSFLDNLSRSQLRASKNDQTFDSSPDDINCISNIPSSQTDLQRNFAREVQPVTDQSNSFGDIPFSMGERHGNSITAKLPHPTSLYDAELGTFQEDKRGCDAAKGISNIPITQTNLQDNITSEDQLASNESSSANGKSLPQTSAFGSDIPPTSRNDAGFGLSMTARKSFSDDLTCVSEKSSTVWAFEDAPSTLLSSELVLSRVQGNESGVSNSSLLAESSSLSTSLIGNCTQEAESDSSISTGLSFSLSTSLANASNVVSVISALSSTPSLTDFSGCMNDSSIDLPDMETIDLTDKGKLRESCVLIDNKLHNRVSFRPRKYKSYKELIQEAFASRKRLIKEYKQLAVLYADVDVETSQHSELSQLPSLPSPCLHSTESSTCNICESGWELL
- the LOC132036631 gene encoding uncharacterized protein LOC132036631 isoform X2: MKKLYSGVVQDFLIPMDDNVKGEAQAVNGKPKHSVDTYTSSVTNTTPNPSKEQSYLDQGADNSIESHNASTSTELDGVVASEEAEIDFCKNSHKVFKENITRENALVDDESSTSEDRISSESCSDKDSKDTMCYSFSDDDKCFFDVSSSQIILQDHIVKEEQPMAEGSSSFLDNLSRSQLRASKNDQTFDSSPDDINCISNIPSSQTDLQRNFAREVQPVTDQSNSFGDIPFSMGERHGNSITAKLPHPTSLYDAELGTFQEDKRGCDAAKGISNIPITQTNLQDNITSEDQLASNESSSANGKSLPQTSAFGSDIPPTSRNDAGFGLSMTARKSFSDDLTCVSEKSSTVWAFEDAPSTLLSSELVLSRVQGNESGVSNSSLLAESSSLSTSLIGNCTQEAESDSSISTGLSFSLSTSLANASNVVSVISALSSTPSLTDFSGCMNDSSIDLPDMETIDLTDKGKLRESCVLIDNKLHNRVSFRPRKYKSYKELIQEAFASRKRLIKEYKQLAVLYADVDVETSQHSELSQLPSLPSPCLHSTESSTCNICESGWELL